One Corythoichthys intestinalis isolate RoL2023-P3 chromosome 9, ASM3026506v1, whole genome shotgun sequence DNA window includes the following coding sequences:
- the LOC130921432 gene encoding tubulin beta chain isoform X2, with protein sequence MLIFCIISMFWEVISEEHGIGKTGIYEGDSPVQLDRVNVYFNEAHGGKYVPRSLLVDLEPGTMDSIKGSQIGALFRPDNFIHGNSGAGNNWAKGHYTEGAELIEQVMDRVRNESESCDCLQGFQLIHSLGGGTGSGMGTLMINKIREEYPDRIMTSFSIMPSPKVSDTVVEPYNATLSVHQLLESTDETFCIDNEALYDICFRTLKLTTPTYGDLNHLVSLTMSGVTTSLRFPGQLNADLRKLAVNMVPFPRLHFFMPGFAPLTARGSQQYRALTVPELTQQMFDARNMMTACDPRRGRYLTVAGIFRGRMSTKQVDEQMLAIQQKNSNHFVDWIPHNVKVAVCDIPPRGLKLASTFIGNNTAIQEIFRRVGDQFALMFRRKAFLHWYTGEGMDELEFTEAEGNLNDLVSEYQQYQDATADIESELEDEDEQEPPTMSMATRIQSRTEVKMETVRETSRETVDEDTT encoded by the exons TGGTATCTATGAGGGTGACAGTCCAGTCCAACTGGACAGAGTCAATGTCTACTTCAATGAGGCGCACG GTGGTAAATATGTGCCTCGCTCCCTGCTGGTTGACCTGGAGCCTGGGACCATGGACAGCATCAAGGGGAGTCAAATTGGTGCGCTCTTTAGGCCAGACAACTTCATCCATG GCAACTCAGGTGCTGGCAATAACTGGGCGAAGGGCCACTACACAGAAGGGGCGGAGCTGATAGAACAAGTGATGGACCGGGTTAGGAACGAGAGCGAGAGCTGTGACTGCCTGCAagggttccaactgattcactcCCTGGGGGGCGGCACGGGCTCCGGCATGGGGACCCTGATGATCAACAAAATCCGAGAGGAGTACCCCGACCGGATCATGACCAGTTTCAGCATCATGCCCTCTCCGAAGGTCTCTGACACGGTAGTGGAGCCATACAACGCCACGCTATCGGTGCACCAGCTCCTGGAGAGCACAGACGAGACCTTTTGCATTGACAACGAAGCTCTGTACGACATTTGCTTCCGCACGCTCAAACTCACCACACCCACTTACGGGGACCTCAACCACTTGGTGTCCTTGACTATGAGTGGGGTCACCACCTCCCTGAGATTCCCCGGTCAGCTCAATGCTGACCTGAGGAAGCTGGCGGTCAACATGGTGCCGTTTCCCCGCCTCCACTTCTTCATGCCAGGTTTTGCCCCGTTGACGGCGCGTGGTAGTCAACAGTACCGCGCCTTGACCGTACCTGAGCTCACCCAGCAGATGTTTGACGCCCGCAACATGATGACGGCCTGCGACCCCAGAAGGGGCCGCTACCTCACCGTCGCAGGTATCTTCCGTGGAAGGATGTCCACCAAGCAGGTAGATGAGCAAATGTTGGCCATCCAGCAGAAGAACAGCAACCATTTTGTGGACTGGATCCCACACAACGTCAAGGTCGCTGTTTGTGATATCCCACCTCGAGGTCTCAAACTGGCCTCCACATTCATAGGCAACAACACGGCTATTCAGGAGATATTCCGCCGAGTTGGCGATCAATTCGCGCTGATGTTCAGACGCAAAGCCTTTCTCCACTGGTACACGGGCGAGGGCATGGACGAGTTGGAGTTCACAGAGGCTGAGGGCAACCTAAACGACCTTGTGTCCGAGTACCAGCAATACCAAGACGCCACTGCCGACATAGAGTCCGAATTGGAGGATGAAGATGAGCAGGAGCCACCCACGATGTCTATGGCCACAAGAATCCAGTCTAGAACTGAAGTTAAAATGGAAACAGTGAGAGAAACGAGTAGAGAAACTGTGGATGAGGACACAACTTGA
- the LOC130921432 gene encoding tubulin beta-6 chain isoform X1: MREIVHLQIGQCGNQIGSKFWEVISEEHGIGKTGIYEGDSPVQLDRVNVYFNEAHGGKYVPRSLLVDLEPGTMDSIKGSQIGALFRPDNFIHGNSGAGNNWAKGHYTEGAELIEQVMDRVRNESESCDCLQGFQLIHSLGGGTGSGMGTLMINKIREEYPDRIMTSFSIMPSPKVSDTVVEPYNATLSVHQLLESTDETFCIDNEALYDICFRTLKLTTPTYGDLNHLVSLTMSGVTTSLRFPGQLNADLRKLAVNMVPFPRLHFFMPGFAPLTARGSQQYRALTVPELTQQMFDARNMMTACDPRRGRYLTVAGIFRGRMSTKQVDEQMLAIQQKNSNHFVDWIPHNVKVAVCDIPPRGLKLASTFIGNNTAIQEIFRRVGDQFALMFRRKAFLHWYTGEGMDELEFTEAEGNLNDLVSEYQQYQDATADIESELEDEDEQEPPTMSMATRIQSRTEVKMETVRETSRETVDEDTT, translated from the exons TGGTATCTATGAGGGTGACAGTCCAGTCCAACTGGACAGAGTCAATGTCTACTTCAATGAGGCGCACG GTGGTAAATATGTGCCTCGCTCCCTGCTGGTTGACCTGGAGCCTGGGACCATGGACAGCATCAAGGGGAGTCAAATTGGTGCGCTCTTTAGGCCAGACAACTTCATCCATG GCAACTCAGGTGCTGGCAATAACTGGGCGAAGGGCCACTACACAGAAGGGGCGGAGCTGATAGAACAAGTGATGGACCGGGTTAGGAACGAGAGCGAGAGCTGTGACTGCCTGCAagggttccaactgattcactcCCTGGGGGGCGGCACGGGCTCCGGCATGGGGACCCTGATGATCAACAAAATCCGAGAGGAGTACCCCGACCGGATCATGACCAGTTTCAGCATCATGCCCTCTCCGAAGGTCTCTGACACGGTAGTGGAGCCATACAACGCCACGCTATCGGTGCACCAGCTCCTGGAGAGCACAGACGAGACCTTTTGCATTGACAACGAAGCTCTGTACGACATTTGCTTCCGCACGCTCAAACTCACCACACCCACTTACGGGGACCTCAACCACTTGGTGTCCTTGACTATGAGTGGGGTCACCACCTCCCTGAGATTCCCCGGTCAGCTCAATGCTGACCTGAGGAAGCTGGCGGTCAACATGGTGCCGTTTCCCCGCCTCCACTTCTTCATGCCAGGTTTTGCCCCGTTGACGGCGCGTGGTAGTCAACAGTACCGCGCCTTGACCGTACCTGAGCTCACCCAGCAGATGTTTGACGCCCGCAACATGATGACGGCCTGCGACCCCAGAAGGGGCCGCTACCTCACCGTCGCAGGTATCTTCCGTGGAAGGATGTCCACCAAGCAGGTAGATGAGCAAATGTTGGCCATCCAGCAGAAGAACAGCAACCATTTTGTGGACTGGATCCCACACAACGTCAAGGTCGCTGTTTGTGATATCCCACCTCGAGGTCTCAAACTGGCCTCCACATTCATAGGCAACAACACGGCTATTCAGGAGATATTCCGCCGAGTTGGCGATCAATTCGCGCTGATGTTCAGACGCAAAGCCTTTCTCCACTGGTACACGGGCGAGGGCATGGACGAGTTGGAGTTCACAGAGGCTGAGGGCAACCTAAACGACCTTGTGTCCGAGTACCAGCAATACCAAGACGCCACTGCCGACATAGAGTCCGAATTGGAGGATGAAGATGAGCAGGAGCCACCCACGATGTCTATGGCCACAAGAATCCAGTCTAGAACTGAAGTTAAAATGGAAACAGTGAGAGAAACGAGTAGAGAAACTGTGGATGAGGACACAACTTGA
- the LOC130922184 gene encoding PRELI domain containing protein 3B-like codes for MKIWTSEHIFNHPWETVTKAAMQKYPNPMNPSVFGVDVLDRTVDKQGRLHSKRLLSTEWGLPSIVKSIIGTTRTCTYIQEHSVVDPQKKSLELQSTNITFTNLVSVDEKLTYKPHPDDSKKTILTQEAIISVKGVSLSSYLEGLLASSISVNAGKGREAVEWVIRRLNTEIEELAATARGTIRTPMAAATITDK; via the exons ATGAAGATTTGGACATCTGAACACATATTCAA TCACCCATGGGAAACTGTGACCAAGGCTGCTATGCAAAAGTACCCCAACCCAATGAATCCTAGCGTGTTCGGAGTAGACGTTTTGGACCGGACAGTTGACAAGCAAGGCCGCCTTCACAGCAAAAGACTTCTCAGCACCGAGTGGGGTCTACCATCTATAGTCAAGTCT ATTATTGGCACCACGCGGACGTGCACTTACATTCAGGAGCACTCAGTTGTGGATCCGCAGAAGAAGAGTCTTGAACTTCAGTCCACAAAT ATTACTTTTACCAATTTGGTGTCTGTGGATGAAAAGTTAACGTATAAACCTCACCCTGATGATtctaaaaa AACAATCCTCACACAAGAAGCTATTATTTCTGTAAAAGGCGTAAGTTTGAGCAGTTACCTCGAGGGCCTTCTAGCAAGCAGCATCTCGGTCAATGCAGGAAAG GGCCGTGAAGCCGTGGAGTGGGTGATTCGGCGGCTCAACACTGAAATTGAGGAACTAGCAGCGACGGCACGTGGAACCATACGCACCCCCATGGCAGCTGCTACCATCACTGACAAATGA